In Lotus japonicus ecotype B-129 chromosome 5, LjGifu_v1.2, one genomic interval encodes:
- the LOC130716704 gene encoding disease resistance protein RUN1-like yields MDINRIQSSSSSPLFKWKYDVFVSFRGEDTRNNFTDHLFGALQRKGFVTFRDDTKLRKGEQISTELLQAIEVSKILIVVFSENYASSTWCLEELAKIADCIEVPGQTVLPIFYDVSPSEVRKQTWDYGKAFADHQERFKENLGMVQKWREALTQVANLSGWDVRDKPQYAEIGKIVQKVACILAQKHLKLPHDIVGLDSRVEELEKLLALDSDDIGVVGICGMGGIGKTTLATAVYDRISNQYDASCFIDDMSKLYANYGPIGAQKQLLCQTLSEEENLHIWNLPKANNLIRTRLCQTKALIVLDNVDQVDQLDKLGMERDLLGKGSKVIIISRDEHILRSYQVDEVYMVQPLNDYNARQLFCKKAFKCNDVVRDYMELVCDVLSYANGHPLAIKVLGSFLFGRDVPAWRSALVRLKENPRKDIMDGLRISYDALESTEKEIFLDIACFFDGKNEAYVKEFLDFRGFFPQVGLRVLIDKSLITVEKRLIRMHKLLRELGRSIVREKSPKEPINWSRLWDYKDLQNILLENKEAENLEVIIVKNFSPDTTMRAHVDQKKK; encoded by the exons ATGGATATCAACAGAATCCAAAGCAGCTCTTCATCACCTTTGTTTAAATGGAAATATGATGTGTTTGTGAGCTTTAGAGGTGAAGACACAAGGAACAACTTCACTGATCATCTTTTCGGTGCTCTCCAAAGAAAAGGCTTTGTTACTTTCAGGGATGACACTAAGCTCAGAAAAGGAGAACAGATATCCACTGAGCTTCTACAAGCAATTGAAGTATCCAAGATTTTGATTGTGGTATTCTCAGAAAACTATGCTTCTTCCACATGGTGCTTGGAAGAACTGGCAAAGATTGCTGACTGCATTGAAGTGCCAGGACAAACTGTTCTGCCTATTTTCTATGATGTGAGTCCATCTGAGGTGCGAAAACAAACCTGGGATTATGGAAAAGCCTTTGCAGATCATcaagaaaggttcaaagaaaatTTAGGGATGGTTCAAAAATGGAGGGAAGCTCTAACACAAGTAGCCAATCTCTCTGGCTGGGATGTGAGGGATAA GCCACAATATGCAGAGATTGGAAAAATCGTTCAAAAGGTAGCGTGCATATTAGCTCAAAAACATTTAAAATTACCGCATGATATAGTTGGGTTGGACTCACGGGTAGAAGAACTTGAAAAGCTTCTGGCTTTGGACTCAGATGATATTGGAGTTGTAGGGATTTGTGGAATGGGTGGAATAGGGAAGACAACTCTTGCTACTGCTGTGTATGACAGAATCTCTAATCAATATGATGCATCATGTTTTATTGATGATATGAGCAAACTTTATGCAAACTACGGTCCCATTGGCGCACAAAAGCAACTTCTCTGTCAAACTCTCAGTGAAGAAGAAAATCTTCATATATGGAATCTTCCTAAGGCAAATAATTTGATTCGAACAAGGCTTTGTCAAACAAAGGCCCTCATAGTTCTTGATAATGTTGATCAAGTTGATCAATTGGATAAATTGGGTATGGAACGAGATTTGCTGGGTAAAGGGAGTAAAGTCATCATAATTTCTAGAGATGAACATATCTTGAGATCATATCAAGTGGATGAAGTTTACATGGTTCAACCTTTGAATGATTACAATGCTCGTCAATTGTTTTGCAAAAAAGCTTTTAAATGTAATGATGTAGTGAGAGATTACATGGAATTGGTATGTGATGTTCTAAGTTATGCTAACGGCCATCCTTTAGCAATTAAAGTATTGGGTTCATTTTTGTTTGGTCGTGATGTTCCTGCATGGAGAAGTGCATTGGTCAGATTGAAAGAAAATCCAAGGAAAGATATAATGGATGGGCTTCGAATTAGTTACGATGCATTGGAGAGCACCGAAAAGGAAATATTCTTGGATATTGCTTGTTTCTTTGATGGCAAAAATGAGGCATATGTGAAGGAATTTCTAGATTTTCGTGGATTTTTCCCTCAAGTTGGTTTAAGAGTTCTCATTGATAAATCACTCATAACTGTTGAGAAGAGGCTTATTAGGATGCATAAATTGTTGAGAGAGCTGGGAAGGAGCATTGTTCGAGAAAAATCACCCAAAGAACCAATAAATTGGAGCAGGTTGTGGGACTACAAGGATCTgcaaaatattttattagaaAACAAG GAAGCGGAAAATCTGGAAGTCATAATCGTGAAGAACTTTTCACCAGATACAACAATGAGGGCTCATGttgatcaaaaaaaaaaataa
- the LOC130717473 gene encoding disease resistance protein RPP2B-like, with amino-acid sequence MSHLKVLELWNINFSGSLNNLSNELGYLSWYEYPFTCLPSEFQTDKLVKLELRRSNIKQLWEDSKPLPSLRRIDLSNSKSLIKTPDFREIPNLERLDLEGCVKLVQIHPSIGILKKLIFLNLQNCKNLVSIPNSIFGICSLKDLNLCGCSKLLKLLDKTKDGDHLKRLEIKERTIQRLSTSSIYKILKFPFHSRRHGDAFGLLQLPDYACLPCLQYLDLSFCNLLEIPDAIGLLHSLERLNLGGNSFVKLPSSIKELSKLVVLNLDYCKQLKYLPELPSRTLLRIRSGTFYSWFYIFECPKLCEMDRCYSMAFSWMIRILKALHMQSSSALGHVEIIIPGAQIPMWFSNQNIGRSIRLDPSPILLNKNWIGVACCVAFVGHHDPTNLSDDIGSPILCGFQTKLNGYFSPMQAQVGKDLITDGLDHMWLLFFSREEFFRIYATKGIHDLLDGMKFETDVGHPKGLHYEVKECGYRWVFEEDLEQLNPEMMLESILTVNIVQVMISIGPWIAMNDLQLVVMIWRGKRHPFSTKIISLSPFVSNQNTIIDHQTFHPQVLELEDTGRAPKSPNKFESFEGVLPVGFKERVQGRGVVCIRVGITRISYGAVFHMVLSDVNKFQGLKVFEEYLVLFRDSNGQLHCYEDRSLHRMLI; translated from the exons ATGAGTCACCTTAAGGTGCTTGAGCTTTGGAATATAAATTTTTCAGGAAGCCTCAATAATCTTTCTAATGAATTAGGATATCTTTCTTGGTATGAATATCCTTTCACATGTTTGCCATCAGAATTTCAAACTGACAAACTGGTTAAATTGGAGCTACGCCGTAGCAATATCAAACAACTATGGGAAGACTCAAAG CCTCTGCCCAGTTTGAGACGTATTGATCTCTCTAACTCGAAAAGTCTTATTAAGACGCCAGATTTTAGAGAGATCCCAAATCTGGAGCGGCTAGATCTTGAAGGATGCGTAAAACTTGTGCAGATCCATCCATCCATTGgaattttgaaaaagcttatttttttgaacttgcaaaatTGTAAAAATCTGGTCAGTATTCCCAATAGCATTTTTGGAATTTGTTCTCTTAAAGATCTAAATCTCTGTGGCTGCTCAAAATTACTTAAGCTCTTAGATAAAACAAAGGATGGAGATCATTTGAAGAGGCTTGAAATAAAGGAAAGAACTATCCAACGACTGTCAACATCATCCATCTACAAAATTCTTAAGTTTCCTTTCCATTCTCGGAGGCATGGAGATGCATTTGGTTTATTGCAATTGCCTGATTATGCTTGTCTCCCATGTTTGCAATATCTTGACCTAAGCTTCTGCAATCTACTTGAGATCCCTGATGCTATTGGGTTGTTACATTCTTTAGAAAGATTAAATTTAGGAGGAAACAGTTTTGTGAAACTACCTTCTAGCATCAAGGAACTTTCCAAACTTGTAGTTTTGAACCTGGACTACTGTAAGCAACTAAAATACTTGCCTGAGCTCCCATCAAGAACTCTCTTGCGAATAAGAAGCGGAACATTTTATTCATGGTTTTATATTTTTGAGTGTCCTAAATTGTGTGAGATGGATCGCTGTTATAGCATGGCTTTTTCTTGGATGATACGAATCCTAAAG GCACTTCACATGCAATCCTCTTCCGCCCTTGGTCATGTTGAAATTATTATTCCTGGAGCTCAAATTCCAATGTGGTTCTCCAATCAAAATATAGGTCGTTCAATAAGGCTGGATCCTTCTCCCATTTTGCTTAACAAAAATTGGATAGGTGTTGCTTGCTGTGTAGCATTTGTGGGGCATCATGATCCAACTAATTTGAGTgatgacataggttctcccattCTTTGCGGTTTCCAAACGAAATTGAATGGGTACTTTTCCCCCATGCAAGCACAGGTTGGGAAAGATCTGATCACAGATGGATTAGATCACATGTGGCTACTCTTTTTCAGTCGAGAGGAATTTTTTAGGATATATGCAACAAAAGGAATACATGATCTTCTTGATGGTATGAAATTTGAAACCGATGTTGGGCATCCCAAAGGTTTGCATTACGAGGTGAAAGAGTGTGGGTATCGTTGGGTATTTGAGGAGGATCTGGAACAATTAAACCCAGAAATGAT GCTGGAGTCAATTTTAACTGTGAACATTGTTCAAGTCATGATTAGTATTGGGCCTTGGATTGCCATGAATGATCTGCAGCTAGTTGTCATGATTTGGAGGGGGAAAAG GCACCCGTTTAGCAcaaaaattattagtttatCACCATTTGTCTCAAACCAGAACACTATCATAGACCACCAAACTTTTCATCCCCAAGTACTTGAACTTGAAGATACCGGAAGAG CTCCTAAATCACCTAATAAATTTGAATCATTTGAAGGAGTTTTACCAGTGGGATTCAAAGAGAGGGTTCAAGGACGAGGGGTTGTGTGCATAAGGGTAGGTATAACTCGTATAAGTTATGGTGCAGTCTTTCATATGGTGCTCTCTGATGTTAACAAGTTCCAAG GTCTCAAAGTGTTTGAGGAGTACCTAGTGTTATTTAGGGACAGCAATGGCCAGCTTCATTGTTATGAAGATCGATCCCTCCACAG GATGCTAATCTAA
- the LOC130720451 gene encoding peroxisomal membrane protein 11A, whose product MDSEPPAPPQNPKPTPPPPPPSATATTKPNDKRDFLNHVEAYLAKRDGVDKLLKISRYTTKLLLASSPNLLRSDTNLSQRLKAFESSVGVSRKAFRLGKFVQDLNALRASDPKRDLVFSVIAYGGEGFYYFVEQFVWLAKSGLIDPKHSRTLGKISAWAEFVGYFGSIALKLRDLRLIIEDEACLQSSVEIAGLRGVGCGEEEGKLGKLREKKLMKQLSVVQDLADGLMALDDILDGKAPFSKPILLSSAGLLSALISTHKNWVSC is encoded by the coding sequence ATGGATTCAGAACCTCCAGCTCCGCCGCAGAACCCGAAgccaaccccaccaccaccgccaccgagTGCAACCGCCACCACAAAACCGAACGACAAGAGAGACTTTCTGAACCACGTGGAAGCCTACCTCGCCAAGCGAGACGGCGTCGACAAGCTTCTCAAGATCTCACGTTACACCACCAAGCTCCTCCTCGCCTCTTCCCCGAACCTCCTCCGTTCGGACACGAACCTCTCCCAACGCCTCAAGGCCTTCGAGTCCAGCGTCGGCGTCAGCCGCAAGGCCTTCAGGCTCGGGAAGTTCGTGCAGGATCTCAACGCGCTCCGAGCCTCCGATCCAAAACGCGACCTCGTGTTCTCCGTCATCGCCTACGGCGGCGAAGGCTTCTACTACTTCGTGGAGCAGTTCGTGTGGCTGGCGAAATCGGGGTTGATCGATCCGAAACATTCCCGAACGTTGGGGAAGATTAGCGCCTGGGCGGAATTCGTTGGGTACTTCGGAAGCATCGCGTTGAAATTGAGGGATTTGAGGTTGATTATCGAGGATGAAGCGTGCTTGCAATCGAGCGTTGAGATTGCGGGGTTGAGAGGGGTTGGGTgtggagaagaagaagggaaaTTGGGGAAGTTGAGGGAGAAGAAACTGATGAAGCAGCTTTCAGTTGTTCAGGATTTGGCTGATGGATTGATGGCTTTGGATGATATATTGGATGGGAAAGCACCGTTTTCGAAGCCGATTTTGCTTTCTTCTGCAGGGCTTTTGTCTGCTCTCATCAGCACTCACAAGAATTGGGTGTCTTGCTGA
- the LOC130721191 gene encoding methyltransferase-like protein 2 — protein MEDSQKLSQFHETGVYHFDDSNAVVFVDPVRVLNRSYNRFTVSPSTYYPRFFESPNPKPLSTVATSSSPTKRHRNRKRKRSSKQPPPLNHRERIALQRHQEARPLLLKAHECLLKSIRLLGAMSTLRSDSSCLKECLSGQHSKHSFVELGELIPSLEVTLNLRLGDSDTDPHQKLNDLEDSPSVQCYEQRVLPAFNNLVANDTKDDAVAEILSNNYIMPRESCFYMSDLGQIRNLIPAHADSGFNLIVVDPPWENASAHQKSRYPTLPNRYFLSLPIKQLTHTDGALVALWVTNREKLRNFVETELFTAWGVSYAANFYWLKVKANGSLISDLDLFHHRPYESLILGYSPGKVENSDNQSKFKPLKDDHVIMSIPGDYSRKPPIEDLLRDYVPGLKHPRCIELFAREVMAEWVAWGNEPLHFQDSRYFCQKDG, from the exons ATGGAGGACTCACAAAAACTGTCACAGTTTCACGAAACCGGCGTTTACCACTTCGACGATTCAAACGCCGTCGTGTTCGTGGATCCCGTCCGCGTTCTCAACCGTTCCTACAACCGCTTCACGGTTTCTCCCTCAACCTACTATCCCCGtttcttcgaatccccaaaccctaaacctctCTCCACCGTCGCCACATCTTCCTCCCCCACAAAACGACACCGTAACCGGAAACGCAAACGGAGTTCCAAACAACCTCCACCTCTCAACCACAGAGAACGCATTGCGCTACAGCGTCACCAG GAAGCGAGGCCTTTGTTGTTGAAGGCGCATGAGTGTTTGCTGAAATCAATCAGGCTTTTGGGTGCTATGAGCACTTTGAGAAGTGATTCTAGTTGCTTGAAAGAGTGTTTGAGTGGTCAACACTCCAAACACTCTTTCGTTGAACTGGGAGAGCTCATACCCTCGCTTGAGGTAACACTGAATTTACGCCTCGGTGATTCTGATACTGACCCTCACCAGAAGCTAAATGACTTGGAAG ATTCCCCAAGTGTGCAGTGCTATGAACAGAGGGTGCTTCCCGCATTCAATAATTTGGTTGCTAATGACACCAAGGATGACGCGGTGGCTGAAATTTTGAGCAATAATTATATCATGCCCCGGGAGAGTTGTTTTTACATG TCTGATCTGGGACAGATTCGCAATCTAATTCCTG CTCATGCTGATTCTGGTTTCAACCTCATAGTGGTGGATCCACCGTGGGAAAATGCTAGTGCCCACCAGAAATCAAG GTACCCAACCTTGCCCAACAGATACTTTTTATCCCTTCCTATCAAGCAACTTACTCACACAGATGGAGCACTTGTAGCCTTGTGGGTGACCAACAGAGAGAAGTTACGCAATTTCGTTGAAACAGAGCTTTTTACTGCATGGGGAGTCAGCTATGCTGCCAACTTTTATTGGTTAAAG GTGAAAGCAAATGGATCATTGATCAGTGATTTAGATCTCTTCCATCATAGGCCGTATGAAAGCCTTATCTTGGGATACAGCCCTGGAAAG GTAGAAAATTCTGATaaccaatcaaaattcaaaccATTGAAGGATGATCATGTGATTATGAGCATTCCTGGAGATTACTCAAGGAAACccccaattgaag ATTTATTACGAGACTACGTTCCTGGGCTCAAGCATCCCCGATGTATTGAGCTATTTGCTAGAGAAGTTATGGCTGAATGGGTTGCTTGGGGAAATGAACCACTTCACTTTCAAGATTCCAGATATTTTTGTCAAAAAGATGGATAG